In the Juglans microcarpa x Juglans regia isolate MS1-56 chromosome 6D, Jm3101_v1.0, whole genome shotgun sequence genome, one interval contains:
- the LOC121235377 gene encoding protein FAR-RED ELONGATED HYPOCOTYL 3-like, translating into MNAFFDEYVHAKTNLKEFVDQFDNALRKKIENEISSNFHSFSVTIPSISRSPIGKRLQELYTHAKFREVQQQVMGVLDMDPSLLRRDGVKKTYLVEDEICVEEFMKHVTYYVDFNEEDCDVKCSCGLFQMKGILCRHVLAIFKCNGIKYLPDKYILDRWRKDIKQRYTLIHSTYDTRY; encoded by the coding sequence atgaatgcattttttgacgAATATGTTCATGCGAAAACAAACTTGAAGGAGTTTGTCGACCAGTTTGACAATGCCTTGAGAAAGAAAATCGAGAATGAAATCAGCTCGAACTTCCACTCATTTAGCGTTACAATTCCAAGCATATCTAGATCTCCAATAGGAAAGAGACTCCAAGAGTTGTACACGCATGCAAAATTCAGGGAAGTTCAGCAGCAAGTTATGGGTGTGCTTGATATGGATCCATCTCTACTTAGACGGGATGGTGTGAAGAAGACTTACCTGGTAGAAGATGAAATTTGTGTTGAGGAGTTCATGAAACATGTTACATATTATGTAGActttaatgaggaagactgcgATGTTAAATGTTCATGTGGATTATTTCAGATGAAGGGGATACTGTGTAGGCATGTCTTGGCCATATTCAAATGTAATGGGATAAAGTATTTGCCAGATAAGtacattttagatcgatggaggaaggacATCAAACAAAGATACACGTTAATCCATAGTACTTATGACACAAGATATTAG
- the LOC121234752 gene encoding DEAD-box ATP-dependent RNA helicase 36 — MNMDQDVLVDGDFPLFSKPSKRSKLTPKTTTATQIHEVNTSHMEKSSDLDHDTATTATFADLGLAEWAVQTCKELGMHKPTPVQSHCIPKIFEGRDVLGLAQTGSGKTAAFALPILQGLAENPFGVFALVVTPTRELAYQLAEQFRALGSCLHLRCVVVVGGMDTLNQAQSLMARPHVVIATPGRIKVLLEENPDIPPVFSKTRFLVLDEADRVLDVGFEEELRVVFQRLPKNRQTLLFSATMTSNLETLLELSANKAYFYEAYEGFKTVDTLKQQYVFVPKNVKDVYLMHILSKLEDMGIRSAIIFVSTCRSCHLLNLLLEELDQEAAALYSFKSQSLRLAALHRFKSGQAPVLLATDVASRGLDIPTVDLVINYDIPRYARDYIHRVGRTARAGRGGLAVSFVTQNDVDLLHEIEATVGKQLEKFECKENEVLSDITKVFNARRVAAMKMMDDGFEEKAKERKKQKLNTLADKGLLKKRSKKKRKKVIKSAK; from the exons ATGAATATGGATCAAGATGTTCTAGTAGATGGAGACTTCCCCCTCTTCTCCAAACCCTCCAAACGCTCCAAACTGACCCCCAAAACCACCACCGCCACCCAAATCCATGAGGTGAATACCTCCCATATGGAAAAATCGTCTGACCTTGACCATGATACTGCCACCACCGCCACATTTGCTGATCTTGGCCTTGCTGAGTGGGCGGTGCAGACCTGCAAAGAGCTAGGAATGCACAAGCCCACCCCAGTGCAATCCCACTGTATACCGAAAATCTTTGAAGGCCGCGATGTGCTCGGCCTTGCTCAAACTGGGAGTGGCAAGACTGCTGCTTTTGCTTTACCTATCCTGCAAGGCCTTGCTGAGAACCCCTTTGGGGTCTTTGCACTGGTGGTGACACCAACTAGGGAGCTCGCATACCAATTGGCGGAGCAGTTTAGGGCGCTTGGGTCGTGCTTGCATTTGCGTTGTGTAGTGGTGGTTGGAGGAATGGACACGTTGAATCAGGCGCAGAGTTTGATGGCGAGGCCGCATGTGGTGATTGCAACTCCAGGGAGGATCAAAGTGTTGCTGGAAGAGAATCCTGACATTCCTCCTGTGTTCTCCAAGACGAGG TTCCTAGTTTTGGATGAAGCAGATAGAGTTTTGGATGTTGGCTTTGAAGAGGAGTTGAGGGTTGTCTTTCAGCGCTTGCCAAAAAATCGCCAGACTCTATTGTTCTCTGCAACAATGACAAGTAACCTGGAAACACTGCTTGAGCTTTCTGCAAATAAGGCATACTTCTACGAGGCATATGAAGGCTTTAAGACAGTTGACACTCTTAAACAACAATATGTTTTTGTTCCAAAAAATGTGAAGGACGTTTATCTGATGCACATTCTGTCGAAACTGGAAGATATGGGTATTCGGTCAGCCATCATATTTGTCTCCACCTGCAG AAGTTGTCATCTTTTGAATTTATTACTGGAAGAGCTTGATCAGGAAGCCGCAGCACTGTATTCTTTTAAATCACAATCTTTAAGGCTTGCTGCCCTACATCGATTCAAATCTGGACAAGCCCCTGTATTGCTTGCGACTGATGTTGCCAGTCGTGGTTTGGATATTCCAACAGTTGATCTTGTTATAAATTACGATATTCCAAG GTATGCGAGAGATTATATTCATCGTGTGGGGCGTACTGCAAGAGCCGGCAGAGGAGGGCTGGCTGTGAGCTTTGTTACCCAG AATGATGTTGATCTCCTTCATGAAATAGAAGCTACTGTTGGAAAACAGTTGGAAAAGTTCGAGTGTAAAGAGAATGAGGTGCTGTCTGATATTACAAAG GTTTTTAACGCCAGACGTGTGGCAGCTATGAAAATGATGGATGATGGCTTTGAGGAGAAAGCAAAAGAACGTAAGAAACAGAAATTGAACACTCTAGCAGATAAAGGATTATTGAAGAAAAggagtaaaaagaaaagaaaaaaggtgatAAAATCTGCTAAATAG
- the LOC121235378 gene encoding E3 ubiquitin ligase complex SCF subunit sconC-like has protein sequence MADDGVNTKVEAVSKATTETIELRTEDGGVFDVDKPVAMEFLILKSFYEDEGRVFDKTSIRLPNVKQLELSKVIEYCTRALEFGAKSAAAAGDKDAERMVRQEREGFEAEFVDELSNEMLKELILAVNFLDIKEMLDFLIRSVANRIRNRSVAYVRQFFDIENDFTPQEEDQIHQENAWAFEGVDAD, from the coding sequence ATGGCGGACGACGGAGTAAATACTAAGGTTGAAGCCGTATCTAAAGCAACTACGGAGACGATTGAGCTGAGAACGGAGGACGGCGGTGTCTTCGACGTGGACAAGCCCGTGGCGATGGAGTTCTTGATCCTCAAGTCGTTCTACGAAGATGAAGGCCGCGTCTTTGACAAAACCTCCATTCGCCTACCGAATGTCAAGCAGTTGGAGCTCTCCAAGGTCATTGAATACTGCACTCGCGCCCTCGAGTTTGGCGCCAAGTCCGCGGCAGCGGCCGGTGACAAGGACGCCGAGAGGATGGTAAGGCAAGAGAGGGAGGGTTTCGAGGCGGAGTTCGTGGACGAGCTGAGCAACGAAATGCTCAAGGAGTTGATTCTTGCGGTGAATTTTCTGGACATAAAGGAAATGCTGGATTTCCTGATCCGGAGCGTGGCGAATAGGATCCGGAACAGAAGCGTGGCGTACGTGCGCCAGTTCTTCGATATAGAGAATGATTTCACGCCGCAAGAAGAAGATCAGATCCATCAGGAGAATGCATGGGCCTTCGAGGGCGTCGACGCCGATTGA